Proteins encoded by one window of Micromonospora coxensis:
- a CDS encoding endonuclease/exonuclease/phosphatase family protein has translation MLRVMTWNIRTGGRDRGGPDRLGLVTGVIAAERPDLLALQELRDFDRGGLLADVAGRVGMRPHLARSCFGQPVAVLVRPPLRVRRAGPVRRPFHHAAARVVVDTSAGPLTVFSAHLSPYSGGRRRMEADWLAAAVRRAAGELTLLAGDLNTLDPTVDHTARLAGLPALYRRRHLRRDGRTVDTRAVSRLLAAGLVDLWPLRAEDDADGLTVPTRHGGAEFAGMRLDYLLAGARLAACARRVRVVRGGDADHASDHYPVVAELELEPA, from the coding sequence GTGCTGCGGGTGATGACCTGGAACATCAGGACCGGCGGTCGGGACCGGGGCGGTCCCGACCGGCTGGGCCTGGTGACCGGCGTGATCGCCGCCGAGCGTCCGGACCTGCTGGCGTTGCAGGAGCTGCGCGACTTCGACCGGGGCGGGCTGCTCGCCGACGTCGCGGGCCGGGTGGGGATGCGTCCCCACCTGGCCCGCTCCTGCTTCGGGCAGCCCGTCGCCGTGCTGGTCCGCCCACCGCTGCGGGTACGCCGTGCCGGCCCGGTGCGCCGCCCCTTCCACCACGCCGCCGCCCGCGTCGTCGTGGACACCTCGGCCGGGCCGCTGACCGTGTTCAGCGCCCACCTGAGCCCGTACTCCGGCGGCCGGCGGCGGATGGAGGCCGACTGGCTCGCGGCGGCCGTCCGGCGTGCCGCCGGGGAGCTGACGCTGCTCGCCGGTGACCTCAACACCCTCGACCCGACCGTCGACCACACCGCCCGGCTGGCCGGGCTGCCGGCCCTCTACCGCCGCCGGCACCTGCGCCGCGACGGCCGTACCGTCGACACCCGCGCGGTGTCCCGGCTGCTGGCGGCCGGCCTGGTCGACCTCTGGCCGCTGCGGGCCGAGGACGACGCCGACGGGCTGACCGTGCCGACCCGGCACGGCGGGGCCGAGTTCGCCGGGATGCGGCTGGACTACCTGCTCGCCGGCGCGCGGCTCGCCGCCTGCGCCCGGCGGGTGCGGGTGGTGCGGGGCGGGGACGCCGACCACGCCTCCGACCACTACCCGGTCGTCGCGGAGCTGGAGCTGGAGCCGGCCTGA
- a CDS encoding SigE family RNA polymerase sigma factor: MHAADRQEYVEFVTAVTPKLRRTAYLLTGDAHRADDVVQQTLTRLYVKWGRARGADDVGAYVHRMLVNAFRQERRSRWFGVQLFDRAPEPTPRGGPPPGPGESVVDAVAVRAALAEVPPGQRVVLVLRFYADLSVEQTAEVLGCSTGNVKSQTARGLAALRRRLPLDDVTEVNR, translated from the coding sequence ATGCATGCCGCGGATCGGCAGGAGTACGTCGAGTTCGTCACGGCGGTGACCCCGAAGCTGCGGCGGACGGCGTACCTGCTGACCGGTGACGCGCACCGCGCCGACGACGTGGTGCAGCAGACCCTGACCCGGCTGTACGTGAAGTGGGGCCGTGCGCGGGGCGCCGACGACGTCGGGGCGTACGTGCACCGGATGCTGGTCAACGCGTTCCGGCAGGAGCGCCGCTCCCGCTGGTTCGGCGTGCAGCTGTTCGACCGGGCGCCGGAGCCCACACCCCGCGGTGGGCCACCGCCGGGCCCCGGTGAATCCGTGGTGGACGCGGTGGCGGTGCGCGCCGCGCTGGCGGAGGTGCCGCCGGGCCAGCGGGTGGTGCTGGTGCTGCGGTTCTACGCCGATCTGAGCGTCGAGCAGACCGCAGAAGTGCTCGGCTGTTCGACCGGCAACGTCAAGAGCCAGACCGCGCGCGGGCTGGCCGCGCTGCGCCGACGGTTGCCGCTGGACGACGTGACGGAGGTGAACAGGTGA